In Nisaea acidiphila, the DNA window TCGCCGGACGTCGCCGGACTGCTTGAGCAGGTTACGGTCGCTGTCCCGGACGATGCCTGGCTTACGGGCTTCGTCATCGCTCGGGACAGGCTCACGGTCGAAGGCTTCGCGCGCGACGCCAGCGGGTTGCTGGAGCGGATCGAGGCGGTGGCGGGATTGAGTGAGGCGCGCTTCGAGGCGCCGGTGACGCGGGAGCCCGGCAGCGGGCGCGAGCGGTTCCGTATCGTTGCCCGATTGGGGGTGTCGCAATGAGTGGCGGGCTGCGTCTTTCGCCGGTGCTCGCGTGGAGCCTGCTGCTGGCCCTTGTGGTGTCGCTCTGGGCCGGCCTGGTGCTTCCGGTTCAGGATTGGAGCCGGGCGGAGCAGGCGAGGCTCGATCAGCGCCGTGCCTTGCTTGCGCGCCAGCAGGCACTGCTCGAAACCAGCGACGCGCTCTCGACCGCCCTCACGCTTGCGTCCGACACGATGCACACCTGGCCCGTGCATTTCGGTCCGCCGGACAGCCGCCGGCAGACCGATTTTCAGGCGCAGCTCCGACGGATGGCGTCGGAAGCCGGGGTCGAGCTGACACGCTTCCAGGTCGGAGAAACCGAACGGGACGGGAGCCGCTTGTCGCTGCTGGCGCTCACGCTCGACGGCGAGGGGACCCTGGAACAGATCCAGTCGCTGCTGATTGCCGTGCGGGGCGCGGAACCGGCAATCCTGATCGAGGAAGCCGCGATCCGGGCGACCGGCCGGACGGGGCGCATGACGCTGGCGCTCGACCTGCGCGCGCCGGTGCTGGAGATCGACTGAGATGCGCTGGGGACGTGTCTTCGGGATCGGGCTGTCCGGTCTGCTTCTGACGGCCGCGCTTTTGCCGTGGCTGCCTGACGGTCCCGATGTGCTGCGCCCGGTCGAGGTGGCGGACGCCGCCTTGGAGCCTTTGCCTCCGGTGGAACGCGTTACGCCCCGATCGGCATATCCCGAAACACTTGCACGCCCGCTCTTCCGCTCCACCCGCCGGCCGGAACCTGCCGCTCCCGTCGCCGAAGCGGCGCCGCCGGCACCGCCGCGGCTTGTCGGTTATCGCCTGACCGGTATAGTCAGCACGGGGGCGAGACATATGATTTTATTGGAAACACCCGGCGGCAAGTCGGTGCAGCTTTACGAGGGGGAAAGCGTGGACGGCTGGACGGTCGAGACGATCACCACGGAGACCGTGGTCCTGTCCCAGGGAGAGACCCGCGTCGACCTGTTGAACGGCGCCGCCGAGGATAAATCCGGCGGCACCGGACGCAATACCCGCTGGCTTCCCGCAGGTGGGCAGACACAATGATCCGGACATTCCGTCTCGCTCTGCTCGGTGCGGTTCTCCTTTTCGCTGTCGGCGCCTGCGACCGTATCGGGCAGGACCGGCCGGAAGCCGGACGCGACGTTCCGGCGGTCTCCAACGCGCTGGAGGATAGCGGCCGGGAGAAACCGGCCGCGACCCGGGTCGATTCCGAGGTTTCCAGCACCGACCCCACCAGCCTCGAGCCGGTCGACGAAGTCTATCCGGGAACCGCGCGCGGCGCCGGTCCGGTCGCCGAAACCGCCCCGCGCCCCGTTGGCACGCTCTCGGTCGCCTTTGATGGCGCCGAGCTCGAACAGGCGCTGAAAGTCATCATCGGAGACCAGCTCGGCCTCTCCTACGTCCTGCCCCCGGACCTGACCGGCCGGGTCACCTTGCGCACCGCACGGCCGCTCACGCGCGGGCAGATGACGGTGCTGCTGGAAGGGCTGCTCTCGGCGCACGGTCTCTCGGCCATCTATGAAGGCGATCTGGTGCGCGTGGTGCGTGGCACAGGCGGGGCGGACGGCGGTCCCGGGATCGGCCTGACCGATGGCGGGCCGGGCTCCGGCGCCGAGGTGTTCTCGCTGAGCTATGTCTCCGCGACGCAGATGGTCCGACTGTTGGAGCCTTTCGTGCGCACCGGTCGTGTGCTGCCGGTCGGGTTGGGAGACGATCTCGTTCTGGTTTCGGGGCCGGCGACGGAGCGTCGCGCGGCGGAACGGGCGATCGGCCTGCTCGATGTCGACCGGCTTGCCGGTCGTTCGGTCGCGATCATCGGGCTCGCCAATGCCGCCGTCGACGCGGTGATCCCTGAGCTCAACGAGCTGTTCGCTGCGGGCGGCGAGGGGGCGAACGGGATTGTCCGCTTTACCGCGATCGACAGACTGAACGCGATCCTCGTCATCGCCGCGGACGAGGCGCAGGTGATCCGGGCCAGGACCTGGATCAAGCGGCTCGACCGCACCACGAACGCGGACGAAAGGCGCCTGTTCGTCTATTTCGTCAAGCATGGCGAGGCGGCCTCCCTGGTGAAGACGTTGGAGGGGGCCTTCAAGGACGAGAGTTTCTTCGGCACCCCGTTGCCCGGCAATTCGGAAGACAAGACGGTCGAAGGTGGCAACGCCTCCGATCCGCGCGGCAGCGGACCGCGCTTCAATGCGGATGCCGCCAGCAATGCGATTCTGGTCTGGGCGACGGGGCGTGAGTATGAACTGATCTCGGAAGTTCTGGCTAAACTCGATATCACGCCGCTGCAGGTGCTGATCGAAGGCACGGTGCTTGAGGTGACACTGCAGGACGACCTGCGTTACGGCCTGCAATATTACATCGAGACCGGCGAGTTCAGTGCGATCTTCACCCGCGGCACGGACAC includes these proteins:
- the gspD gene encoding type II secretion system secretin GspD — encoded protein: MIRTFRLALLGAVLLFAVGACDRIGQDRPEAGRDVPAVSNALEDSGREKPAATRVDSEVSSTDPTSLEPVDEVYPGTARGAGPVAETAPRPVGTLSVAFDGAELEQALKVIIGDQLGLSYVLPPDLTGRVTLRTARPLTRGQMTVLLEGLLSAHGLSAIYEGDLVRVVRGTGGADGGPGIGLTDGGPGSGAEVFSLSYVSATQMVRLLEPFVRTGRVLPVGLGDDLVLVSGPATERRAAERAIGLLDVDRLAGRSVAIIGLANAAVDAVIPELNELFAAGGEGANGIVRFTAIDRLNAILVIAADEAQVIRARTWIKRLDRTTNADERRLFVYFVKHGEAASLVKTLEGAFKDESFFGTPLPGNSEDKTVEGGNASDPRGSGPRFNADAASNAILVWATGREYELISEVLAKLDITPLQVLIEGTVLEVTLQDDLRYGLQYYIETGEFSAIFTRGTDTASVAPQTPGFGISIGGPNSTNIVIDALSELTDVRVVSSPQLLVLDGGTARLHVGDQVPIVTRTSSATVTDDNRIVNEIEYRDTGVTLNVTPKVKASGVVTLEVVQEVSDVVRTDSSDIDSPTIQQRRVVSTAAVESGSTVLLAGLIREFQNDIKSGIPVLHQLPVVGDLFGTTDKSTQRTELVVLITPRVIRNREEATDATRSLLRQYRGLIDQFQGPGGNAPAQQTGKTGENS
- the gspM gene encoding type II secretion system protein GspM, which gives rise to MSGGLRLSPVLAWSLLLALVVSLWAGLVLPVQDWSRAEQARLDQRRALLARQQALLETSDALSTALTLASDTMHTWPVHFGPPDSRRQTDFQAQLRRMASEAGVELTRFQVGETERDGSRLSLLALTLDGEGTLEQIQSLLIAVRGAEPAILIEEAAIRATGRTGRMTLALDLRAPVLEID